Proteins found in one Gardnerella vaginalis ATCC 14018 = JCM 11026 genomic segment:
- a CDS encoding glycoside hydrolase family 2 TIM barrel-domain containing protein, whose translation MVESVNDWENPSLTGKNRLPARAYFLSYECSSLAKTYKREFAHGYVCLNGKWKFALLKSPNSVRKYMKTELQSNWDEVNVPHMWQFDGYGQLQYTDEAFPFPVDPPRVPTLTPTAVYQKEIIISSIDDDEEIILRCDGIESYGEVYLNGRYVGMTKGSRLSAEFDITEAVVEGTNLFSIVVMQYCDGTYLEDQDMWWASGIFRDIYVYRRPKVHLKDFFARTHLLDDGRACLSFDATISGTSSFSCSIEDNGIVVSRIEQKVPNGEVHTKMYIDNPHLWNPEDPYLYDMVITVTSDTGSNEVVSHRLGLVEISIKDGLMYLNGKYFVMHGVNRHDFDQNKGRAIDIADVKHELIMMKQHNINAIRTSHYPNDPRFYQLCDELGFMVVAETDLECHGFEHVGNISMISDDSDWQLAYVSRIEREVFQERNHACIVMWSLGNESGFGCNFRAMYHRCKELDPTRPVHYEEDRFGEVVDVLSTMYSRVSQMNDFGEHPTKKPRILCEYAHSMGNGPGGLQEYQKVIDCYPSIQGHFVWEWCDHGIAQVDSQGRSYNAYGGDFHDYPNDGNFSIDGLVFPWKAASPGLLEYKQVLCPVHVDLDGEYIVITNKRYFTDLDDIRIDLSLSENGHAIYNTTISPGELHPSNTIRVKLNIPKLGSNVGELLITAYVYSLHRYWWNDEHSPLGVYQYCYRAGNIELPCSQEKCSVFRPDIKVDEDYITITSKSQKYVFDRISGDLIHWYNASHDMIKTPIHFDIWRPLIDNYRQEYNELWKPNFLDIMQLDTRSVNWKSCDDIAEVTVEQRFAPPVLSFGMKLNSRYVVNSSGVLNLEICAEAYGSYKDIIPRVGLTFAMPREYDNITWYGRGPGETYPDSCSSQVVGLWEASVDDMITPYVRPQDYGNHQNTRWVSVRNSSGVGILVTRLSSSSMTDGFSYSAWPFTSNTIEQAKHRNELHEDDLVTINLNDQILGLGSNSWGSEVLDSHRIRFENCNFAFSFMPICDNATMD comes from the coding sequence ATGGTAGAAAGTGTTAATGATTGGGAGAACCCTTCGTTGACTGGTAAAAATAGATTACCGGCTCGAGCATATTTCTTAAGTTATGAGTGTTCTAGTTTAGCAAAAACTTATAAGCGTGAATTTGCGCATGGATATGTATGTTTAAATGGAAAATGGAAATTTGCATTATTGAAAAGTCCCAATTCTGTCCGAAAGTATATGAAAACAGAATTACAATCCAATTGGGATGAAGTAAATGTTCCTCATATGTGGCAGTTTGATGGTTATGGTCAACTGCAATATACTGACGAAGCATTTCCTTTTCCTGTTGATCCTCCTAGAGTTCCAACTTTGACTCCAACGGCTGTTTATCAGAAGGAAATAATAATTTCATCTATTGACGATGATGAAGAGATTATTTTGCGTTGCGACGGTATTGAAAGTTATGGTGAAGTCTATCTAAATGGCAGATATGTTGGAATGACAAAAGGATCGCGTCTTTCTGCTGAATTTGATATTACTGAAGCCGTAGTTGAAGGCACGAATTTATTCTCTATCGTTGTAATGCAATATTGCGATGGAACGTATCTTGAAGATCAAGATATGTGGTGGGCTAGTGGAATTTTTCGTGATATATATGTATATCGTAGACCAAAGGTACATTTGAAAGATTTCTTCGCTCGCACTCATTTATTAGATGATGGTAGAGCCTGTTTATCTTTTGACGCTACAATAAGCGGAACTTCTTCTTTTTCATGCAGTATTGAGGATAATGGTATTGTTGTTTCGCGTATTGAGCAAAAGGTTCCAAATGGAGAAGTACATACAAAAATGTATATTGACAATCCGCATCTTTGGAATCCTGAAGACCCATATTTATATGACATGGTAATTACTGTTACAAGTGATACTGGATCTAACGAAGTTGTGTCGCATCGTCTTGGGCTCGTTGAAATAAGCATTAAAGATGGTCTCATGTATCTTAATGGTAAGTATTTTGTTATGCATGGAGTTAATCGTCATGATTTTGATCAGAATAAAGGTCGTGCTATTGATATTGCTGATGTGAAACATGAGCTTATAATGATGAAACAGCATAATATAAATGCAATACGCACTTCTCATTATCCTAATGATCCTAGGTTTTATCAATTATGTGATGAGCTTGGTTTTATGGTTGTTGCTGAAACTGATCTCGAATGTCATGGGTTTGAACATGTTGGTAATATCTCCATGATTAGTGATGATTCTGATTGGCAACTAGCTTATGTGTCACGCATTGAACGTGAAGTGTTTCAAGAGCGTAATCATGCGTGTATTGTTATGTGGTCTCTTGGTAATGAATCGGGGTTTGGATGTAATTTCCGGGCTATGTACCATAGATGCAAAGAGCTTGACCCAACGCGACCAGTACATTATGAGGAAGATAGGTTTGGTGAAGTTGTTGATGTTCTTTCAACTATGTATTCGAGAGTTTCTCAAATGAATGATTTTGGTGAACATCCAACAAAAAAGCCAAGAATATTGTGTGAATATGCACATTCTATGGGCAATGGTCCTGGTGGGTTACAGGAATATCAGAAGGTTATTGATTGTTATCCTAGTATTCAAGGGCATTTTGTTTGGGAATGGTGTGATCATGGAATTGCTCAAGTTGATTCGCAGGGTCGTTCATATAATGCGTATGGCGGAGATTTCCATGATTACCCAAATGATGGCAACTTTAGCATCGATGGTCTTGTTTTTCCATGGAAAGCGGCAAGCCCTGGTCTATTAGAGTATAAACAGGTTTTATGTCCAGTTCATGTAGATTTAGATGGTGAATATATAGTTATAACCAATAAGCGTTATTTTACTGACCTTGATGATATTCGTATTGATCTTTCATTGAGTGAGAATGGTCATGCCATCTATAATACGACTATCTCTCCAGGAGAGTTACATCCTTCTAATACGATACGTGTGAAATTAAATATTCCTAAACTAGGTTCAAATGTTGGAGAGTTATTAATAACTGCTTATGTTTATAGTTTGCATCGTTATTGGTGGAATGATGAGCATTCTCCGCTTGGTGTATATCAGTATTGTTATCGGGCTGGTAATATAGAACTACCATGTTCGCAAGAAAAATGTTCTGTATTTCGACCAGATATTAAAGTTGATGAAGACTATATTACTATCACATCGAAATCGCAGAAATATGTGTTTGACAGAATTTCTGGTGATCTCATACATTGGTACAATGCTTCCCATGATATGATTAAAACTCCGATTCATTTTGATATTTGGCGACCTCTTATTGATAATTATCGACAAGAGTACAATGAATTATGGAAGCCTAATTTCTTAGATATTATGCAATTAGATACTCGTTCCGTTAATTGGAAGAGTTGTGATGATATTGCTGAAGTCACTGTAGAACAGAGATTTGCTCCTCCTGTGTTATCGTTCGGAATGAAATTAAATAGTAGGTATGTTGTAAATTCGTCTGGAGTGCTTAATCTTGAAATATGCGCTGAAGCTTATGGTAGTTATAAAGATATTATTCCGCGTGTGGGATTAACTTTTGCTATGCCTCGAGAGTATGACAATATTACTTGGTATGGTCGTGGTCCGGGTGAAACATATCCAGATTCTTGTAGTTCTCAAGTTGTTGGACTCTGGGAAGCCAGTGTCGACGATATGATAACTCCATACGTTCGTCCGCAAGATTATGGAAACCATCAAAATACGCGGTGGGTATCTGTGCGTAATAGTAGTGGGGTAGGTATTTTAGTAACGCGTTTGTCTAGTAGTTCTATGACTGATGGATTCTCTTATTCTGCTTGGCCGTTTACTTCCAATACTATTGAACAGGCGAAGCATAGAAATGAATTACATGAAGATGATCTTGTTACAATAAATCTCAATGATCAAATATTGGGTTTGGGATCTAACTCATGGGGCAGTGAGGTTTTAGATTCTCATAGAATTCGTTTTGAGAATTGTAATTTCGCTTTTTCCTTTATGCCTATTTGCGATAATGCAACAATGGATTGA
- the pgmB gene encoding beta-phosphoglucomutase codes for MYKYEAVIFDLDGVICKTDKYHYLAWKHIADELNIEFNQEINKRLLGVSRMESFDIILEKYQGQMTDKEKIKWTDQKNEYYRSMLSQMSPDDILPGVKEVMESLRCDGIKLGLGSSSKNAKYILHQIQLDDYFDGVCDGNDITHSKPNPEVFVKTAQLLQCEASRCLVVEDAIAGIEAAHAGCMDCAAFGSIAISSLKAEYNIHAFSDLLAVFRK; via the coding sequence ATGTATAAGTACGAGGCTGTTATTTTTGATTTAGATGGAGTTATTTGTAAAACTGACAAGTATCATTATCTTGCTTGGAAACATATAGCAGACGAACTAAATATTGAATTTAATCAAGAGATAAACAAACGCTTACTTGGCGTTAGCAGAATGGAAAGTTTTGATATTATTCTTGAGAAGTACCAAGGTCAAATGACTGACAAAGAAAAAATAAAGTGGACGGATCAAAAAAACGAATATTATCGTAGTATGCTTTCTCAGATGAGCCCAGATGACATATTGCCAGGAGTAAAAGAAGTTATGGAGTCGCTTCGTTGTGATGGAATAAAATTGGGGCTTGGATCATCTAGTAAAAATGCTAAGTATATTCTTCATCAGATTCAACTTGATGATTATTTTGATGGAGTGTGTGATGGTAATGATATTACACACTCAAAGCCAAATCCAGAGGTTTTTGTTAAAACTGCGCAATTATTGCAGTGTGAGGCATCTAGGTGTCTTGTTGTAGAAGATGCCATAGCTGGAATTGAAGCGGCCCATGCTGGATGTATGGATTGTGCTGCTTTTGGTAGTATTGCAATTTCATCACTAAAAGCTGAGTATAATATCCATGCATTTAGCGATTTGCTAGCAGTATTTCGTAAGTAA
- a CDS encoding DMT family transporter → MRRKLAIIGLTVVTAIWGGGFVASDIALGSFAPMQIMTIRFAIAALVMLVISAKQFTVINYKEILAGVGMGVALFAGFSLQTFGLQYTTPSKNAFITSLNVVIVPFLSMFLFKKRVGLKEIVGAILSVLGVAILSLSNNFTISFGDLLTLLCALGFASQIVLTGIFVKVYRPNVLNCIQMCTAFLLSFVVMQFTGECHWIASPNGWISVIYLGFISTTVCYLLQTACQKYVNETQSAIVLSLEAVFGTLFSIILLNEIVTIRMIIGSAIILCAVLISSLPSSFIRRSTKE, encoded by the coding sequence ATGCGTCGTAAATTGGCAATAATTGGTTTAACTGTTGTTACTGCTATATGGGGTGGTGGATTTGTAGCAAGTGATATAGCACTAGGCTCATTTGCACCAATGCAAATAATGACAATACGATTTGCTATTGCTGCATTGGTTATGCTTGTAATCTCTGCTAAGCAATTTACTGTCATTAATTATAAGGAGATTTTAGCTGGCGTAGGTATGGGTGTAGCTTTGTTTGCAGGTTTCTCCTTACAAACATTTGGGCTTCAGTATACAACGCCATCAAAAAATGCTTTTATTACTTCTCTGAATGTCGTAATTGTTCCTTTTTTGAGTATGTTTTTATTTAAAAAACGTGTAGGCTTGAAGGAGATTGTAGGAGCTATTTTATCCGTTTTAGGTGTCGCAATACTTTCTTTAAGTAATAATTTTACGATTTCCTTTGGTGATTTGCTGACATTGCTTTGTGCTTTAGGTTTTGCTAGTCAGATTGTCCTAACTGGAATATTTGTAAAAGTTTATAGACCTAATGTACTCAATTGTATACAAATGTGTACTGCGTTTTTATTGTCATTTGTTGTAATGCAATTTACTGGAGAATGCCATTGGATTGCCTCGCCAAACGGTTGGATTAGTGTAATTTATCTTGGTTTTATAAGTACGACTGTTTGCTATCTTCTGCAAACAGCATGTCAAAAATACGTTAATGAAACGCAATCAGCTATTGTGTTATCTTTAGAGGCGGTCTTTGGCACTTTATTCTCAATTATACTGCTTAATGAAATAGTAACCATTCGTATGATTATTGGCAGTGCAATTATTTTATGTGCGGTGCTCATTTCTAGTCTTCCTTCATCATTTATACGTCGTTCAACAAAGGAGTGA
- a CDS encoding glycoside hydrolase family 65 protein yields the protein MLMNSDIFSVFDSDWCITEDSYCSEKNLQYESLFALSNGYLGIRGAHEEGTSVSLPYVYINGIFDKSETFMKELATLPNWLGVRLYLEKQCIGIEDCEIIQYRRWLDMKRACLRQYIVLRDKKGRDTQIDTLRFVSRAHRNRMAVVVRVIPLNYNGLLEIEHTIDGSIINFCDAPRFKVKHTELIRNNSLSSDGTYLEVATRDDNIHVAVGARLLGYECDNNFESTVNILQNRCFHAFGERGVEFCDVSVQCKKPIILVKYVAVKDSRDTPVDHLFEDVESEINAMILDGVEKELQNHIAVYEKMWDHADIEIVGDNELNRAIRFNIFHLMSSANEEDNRVNIGAKLLSGEEYGGHAFWDSELFMLPFFAFVFPNTARKLEEYRYNLLPAAKRNAKKNGLLGAQYPWESADDGSEQCPDWTIEPDGTCYRCYVAQYEQHVTAAIAFGVAKYLQITHDHEFLYSKGINILLETARFWVSRCEWVEKYSRYEINQVTGPDEWHEPVNNNTYTNYLARWNIRYSLQLLSQIKVAKPEKYSEIIHNSDLTQEEIAHWKYVADHIYLPKDCNGIIEQFEGYFNLKDVVISQYDENDWPIRPSALKEYPVEKTQIIKQPDVVMLMHLLRNEFSEEVVKNNYHFYEARTLHGSSLSPSIHAIMGLVVGDDSKAYRYIKRSATLDLLNLQGNTREGIHAANAGGVWQTVIFGFAGININAENVLTIDPKLPSRWKSIVFRLHYAGRWLEINISADKVEVHMLQGSSMKILIHGAPVVINGCAEDGM from the coding sequence ATGCTTATGAATTCTGATATTTTCAGCGTGTTTGATAGCGATTGGTGTATAACAGAAGATTCATATTGCTCTGAAAAAAATTTACAATATGAGAGTTTGTTTGCATTATCAAATGGTTATTTAGGAATTCGTGGTGCTCATGAAGAAGGAACTAGTGTTTCTCTTCCTTATGTGTATATAAACGGCATATTTGATAAATCCGAAACTTTTATGAAAGAGCTAGCAACATTACCTAATTGGTTAGGCGTTCGCTTATATCTTGAGAAGCAGTGTATAGGTATTGAAGATTGTGAAATTATACAATATCGTAGATGGCTCGATATGAAACGTGCTTGTCTACGACAATATATTGTGTTGCGTGATAAAAAAGGGCGTGATACGCAGATTGATACATTGCGATTTGTGAGTCGCGCTCATCGTAATCGTATGGCAGTTGTGGTTCGAGTAATTCCATTAAATTACAATGGTTTGTTGGAAATAGAACACACTATTGATGGTTCTATTATCAATTTTTGCGATGCTCCACGATTTAAAGTAAAGCATACAGAGCTAATACGTAATAATAGTTTAAGTTCTGATGGTACGTATTTAGAAGTGGCTACACGTGATGACAATATTCATGTTGCAGTTGGTGCAAGATTGTTGGGATATGAATGCGACAATAATTTTGAGTCTACTGTAAACATATTACAGAATCGTTGTTTTCATGCTTTTGGAGAACGAGGTGTTGAATTTTGTGACGTTTCTGTTCAATGCAAAAAACCTATTATTCTCGTGAAATATGTTGCAGTAAAAGATAGTAGAGATACACCTGTTGATCATTTGTTTGAAGATGTAGAGTCAGAAATAAATGCAATGATTCTTGATGGTGTAGAAAAAGAACTGCAAAATCATATCGCGGTGTATGAGAAGATGTGGGATCACGCGGATATTGAAATTGTAGGAGATAATGAATTAAATCGTGCAATACGATTCAATATTTTTCATCTTATGAGTTCTGCGAATGAAGAAGATAATAGAGTTAATATTGGTGCTAAGTTATTAAGTGGAGAGGAATATGGAGGGCACGCTTTCTGGGATAGCGAGTTGTTCATGTTGCCATTCTTTGCTTTTGTGTTTCCAAATACTGCGCGTAAGTTAGAAGAGTATAGATATAATCTTTTACCAGCAGCTAAGAGGAATGCGAAAAAGAATGGACTACTAGGGGCTCAGTACCCATGGGAGTCAGCTGATGACGGATCTGAACAATGCCCAGATTGGACGATTGAGCCAGATGGTACTTGTTATCGTTGCTATGTTGCGCAATATGAGCAGCATGTGACTGCTGCAATTGCTTTTGGTGTTGCTAAGTATTTGCAAATTACTCATGATCACGAATTTTTATATTCAAAAGGAATAAATATTTTATTAGAGACTGCTCGTTTTTGGGTAAGTCGTTGTGAGTGGGTAGAAAAATATTCTCGTTATGAGATTAATCAAGTTACAGGTCCTGATGAATGGCATGAGCCAGTTAATAATAATACATATACAAATTATCTAGCGCGTTGGAATATACGTTATTCTTTGCAACTATTATCACAAATAAAAGTGGCAAAACCTGAAAAGTATAGTGAAATTATTCATAATTCTGACCTTACTCAAGAGGAGATTGCTCATTGGAAGTATGTAGCAGATCACATATATCTTCCGAAAGATTGTAATGGAATTATTGAGCAATTTGAGGGATACTTTAATTTGAAAGATGTAGTTATTAGTCAATATGATGAGAATGATTGGCCAATTCGTCCATCTGCATTGAAAGAGTATCCAGTAGAGAAAACTCAGATTATTAAACAGCCTGATGTTGTGATGCTAATGCATCTTTTGAGGAATGAGTTTTCTGAAGAAGTGGTAAAAAACAATTATCATTTTTATGAAGCTAGGACGCTACATGGTTCTTCTCTTAGTCCTAGTATCCATGCCATTATGGGTCTTGTAGTTGGAGATGACTCTAAAGCATATCGTTATATAAAGAGGTCTGCTACACTCGATTTACTTAATTTACAGGGTAACACACGCGAAGGGATACATGCTGCTAATGCTGGTGGAGTGTGGCAAACTGTTATTTTTGGATTTGCTGGCATAAATATTAATGCTGAAAATGTATTGACTATAGATCCTAAACTTCCATCTCGATGGAAGTCTATAGTTTTCAGATTGCATTATGCTGGTAGATGGTTGGAAATAAATATATCAGCAGATAAAGTTGAAGTTCACATGTTGCAAGGTAGCAGCATGAAAATTCTAATACATGGTGCACCAGTAGTTATAAATGGGTGTGCTGAGGATGGTATGTAG
- a CDS encoding carbohydrate ABC transporter permease: MKMSIQSKVVVYALLVMVAIYFFAPFGYMLFSTLKTSSEAIAYPPTLFPKEWHWDNYVTAWNSQPFGTFFMNSMIVTVFTTIGQILSCSLVAYGFARYNFRGKNVLFIILLSTMMIPWDVTMIPQYMEFKAFGWINTLLPLIVPAFFGSAYYIFLLRQFLLGVPKEYEEAARIDGCNDLQIWWKVYMPIMRPCLILIGLLNIITVWNDYLGPLIFLQDRSKYTLALGLASFKGVHQTQIIPMLCITVVMIIPPVIAFLAGQKYIVEGTSGSIK; this comes from the coding sequence ATGAAAATGTCTATCCAGTCTAAGGTGGTTGTGTATGCCTTATTGGTAATGGTTGCAATTTATTTCTTTGCACCATTTGGGTATATGTTGTTTTCAACATTAAAAACATCTTCTGAAGCTATTGCATATCCACCTACACTTTTTCCAAAAGAATGGCACTGGGATAATTACGTCACAGCTTGGAATTCTCAACCTTTTGGAACATTTTTCATGAATTCTATGATAGTGACGGTATTTACTACAATTGGTCAGATTCTTTCTTGTTCACTTGTTGCGTATGGATTTGCTCGTTACAATTTCCGAGGGAAGAATGTTCTTTTTATCATTTTGCTAAGTACGATGATGATTCCTTGGGATGTAACAATGATTCCTCAGTATATGGAATTTAAGGCGTTTGGTTGGATAAATACATTGCTCCCGTTGATTGTACCAGCATTCTTTGGGTCAGCGTATTACATCTTCTTATTGCGGCAATTCCTTCTTGGAGTACCAAAAGAATACGAAGAAGCTGCACGCATTGATGGCTGTAATGACTTGCAGATTTGGTGGAAAGTATATATGCCAATCATGCGTCCGTGCCTCATTCTAATTGGTTTGTTGAATATTATCACTGTGTGGAACGATTATTTAGGACCTTTGATTTTCTTGCAAGATCGTAGTAAGTACACGCTTGCGTTAGGCTTGGCATCATTCAAGGGTGTGCATCAAACGCAAATTATTCCAATGCTTTGTATTACTGTCGTGATGATTATTCCTCCAGTTATTGCTTTCTTAGCTGGTCAGAAGTACATAGTTGAGGGAACTAGTGGTTCAATAAAGTAA
- a CDS encoding carbohydrate ABC transporter permease, giving the protein MSVISNRTQGLTASVSRRIWPYLFIAPWIIGFLVFTLGPLLLSFAISFFDWGITGSPVFRGLGNYSEMLFNDVQFWNALCITLKYAAIFVPLNLIIALFLAVLIAMPVKGVRFFRTLFYIPCVISGVAVSIIFGWILNGNYGVLNYLLSFLGIKGPQWLVDPKWALLAVIIASAFGVGSMMLIFYTDIKNIPIELYEAAAIDGAGMTRQFFNVTLPMITPTLLFNLVTSIITSFQQVTLVMLLTNGGPLKSTYFYGLMTYENAFKFHRLGYASANAWVMFIIVLLLTALVFRSSSAWVFYETEGRNAAKNIKKFGRKKVVL; this is encoded by the coding sequence ATGAGTGTTATATCTAATAGGACGCAGGGGCTGACTGCGTCAGTGTCTCGGCGTATTTGGCCCTATCTTTTTATTGCTCCTTGGATTATTGGATTTTTGGTCTTTACATTAGGACCGCTGCTTTTATCATTTGCTATTAGTTTCTTTGATTGGGGAATAACTGGATCTCCAGTTTTTCGTGGGCTAGGAAACTATAGTGAGATGTTGTTCAATGATGTACAATTCTGGAATGCGTTGTGCATTACGCTTAAATATGCGGCGATTTTTGTTCCATTAAATCTAATAATCGCTCTGTTTCTTGCTGTACTTATTGCTATGCCTGTGAAGGGAGTAAGATTCTTTAGAACATTGTTTTATATTCCATGTGTTATCTCAGGAGTTGCTGTTTCTATAATTTTTGGGTGGATACTAAATGGAAATTATGGTGTTCTTAACTATCTTCTATCTTTCTTAGGAATTAAAGGTCCACAATGGCTTGTTGATCCAAAGTGGGCATTGTTAGCAGTAATTATTGCTAGTGCCTTTGGTGTTGGTAGTATGATGCTTATTTTTTATACAGATATAAAAAATATTCCAATAGAACTATATGAGGCGGCTGCTATTGATGGTGCAGGTATGACTAGGCAATTCTTCAATGTTACATTGCCTATGATTACACCTACTCTATTGTTTAATTTGGTTACATCTATTATTACCTCTTTCCAACAGGTAACTTTAGTGATGCTTTTAACCAATGGCGGACCTCTAAAATCAACCTATTTTTACGGTTTGATGACATACGAAAATGCCTTTAAATTCCATAGATTAGGTTATGCGAGCGCGAATGCTTGGGTGATGTTTATTATCGTACTGTTATTAACTGCGTTAGTTTTTCGTTCGTCCAGCGCTTGGGTGTTCTATGAGACTGAGGGTCGAAATGCAGCAAAAAATATAAAGAAATTTGGGCGTAAGAAGGTTGTGCTATGA
- a CDS encoding ABC transporter substrate-binding protein: protein MKKSSILFACALIASTSMLLSGCGSSTADNSKVQLRFATWDVAEDVDRQQQLVDKFNSENKDVHVTLEAYGKDFDAKISAGMGSHDAPDVMYMWNYPGYANGLEPLDSYIKKEGKSYKDAFYPTLWNYNSYDGKTLGLPVGFTTHALYYNKDIFKKAGVEEPTNNWTWDDVRSASKKILKKTGVKGFAYQMKPDPYDFEMYLWSNGAKYTDKNGNLKGNVNSDKALEAFKLFQDMGKEGIAVATESNGTDEFRSGNVAMFVYGAWALNTFDKDGLNYGIVNIPSFDHAKKKPVSILSSSGVAMSKNSKHKDLAWKFMKFWTNDEANKSRIGTELPVRISVVKSEGMNKKPHYRPFYDMLQLSDGFTPASFIVKDWSKKSDQLSLAFEKMYNPSSSVSPKDALSEVLK, encoded by the coding sequence ATGAAAAAGTCATCAATTTTATTTGCATGTGCATTGATTGCGTCAACATCAATGCTTTTGTCTGGATGCGGTTCTTCAACTGCTGATAATAGTAAAGTTCAACTTCGATTTGCTACATGGGATGTAGCGGAAGATGTTGATCGTCAACAGCAGTTAGTTGATAAGTTTAATTCTGAAAATAAGGATGTTCATGTAACGCTAGAAGCGTATGGTAAGGACTTTGACGCAAAAATTAGTGCTGGAATGGGTTCTCATGATGCGCCAGATGTAATGTATATGTGGAATTATCCTGGGTACGCAAATGGTCTCGAACCTCTTGATTCATACATTAAGAAAGAAGGTAAGTCTTACAAAGATGCTTTCTACCCAACTCTTTGGAATTATAACTCTTATGATGGCAAAACTTTAGGTCTTCCTGTTGGATTCACCACTCACGCATTGTATTACAATAAGGATATCTTTAAGAAAGCAGGAGTTGAAGAACCTACAAATAATTGGACTTGGGATGATGTTCGTTCTGCTTCGAAGAAGATTCTGAAAAAGACTGGCGTTAAGGGTTTTGCATATCAAATGAAACCTGATCCTTATGATTTTGAAATGTATTTGTGGAGTAATGGTGCAAAATATACTGATAAAAACGGTAATTTGAAAGGTAATGTAAATTCTGATAAAGCTTTAGAAGCATTCAAGCTCTTCCAAGATATGGGCAAAGAAGGCATTGCAGTTGCCACCGAATCTAATGGTACTGATGAATTTAGATCTGGCAATGTAGCTATGTTCGTTTATGGAGCTTGGGCTTTGAATACTTTTGATAAAGATGGGCTTAATTATGGGATTGTAAATATACCGTCATTTGACCATGCGAAGAAAAAGCCTGTTTCTATTTTAAGCTCTTCGGGTGTTGCTATGTCAAAGAATAGCAAACATAAGGATTTGGCATGGAAGTTTATGAAGTTCTGGACAAATGATGAGGCAAATAAGTCTCGTATCGGAACCGAATTACCTGTAAGAATAAGTGTTGTGAAATCAGAAGGTATGAATAAAAAGCCGCATTACCGCCCATTCTATGATATGTTGCAATTGTCTGATGGATTTACTCCAGCTAGTTTCATTGTTAAAGATTGGAGCAAAAAATCTGATCAGCTTTCTCTAGCTTTTGAAAAAATGTATAATCCAAGCTCTAGTGTATCTCCTAAAGATGCTCTGTCAGAAGTGTTGAAATAG